TGTACTTGAGGTTTTGTATCACAAAAAATGGGGGGATTCTGTAGTTAACACAAATGTACGTTATCCGTCGGTTGGGGAAGGCGCTGTAGTGTTCTATCAGAAAATAATGTCGTCTCAAAGAAGTTCTGTATGCGTATTTTATCCGTCATGTTCTGAGTACGGTAAACTGTGTATGATAAAGCATGGTGTTGCAATAGGTAGTTGTGAGGCTGCAGCGCGGATGCTGAGATGTCACTCGTCATCGTACGGGTATTATTACAAAGATGATAACGGTAAACTCGCTGATCCTGTGAATCCCATCCTTATTGATTAATATCGGGACAATTGATAAAATTAGAGTTCAGTACTTTTAAGGGTTATTTAAGGACGGGTGTTTTTATAGATGAAACCTCTGAAAATAAGTGTTTCGGGTATCCGCGGGATCGCGGGTGAAACCCTGACTCCCGAGATTGTCGTAAAATTCGCGCAGGCGTTCGGGAGTTATGTTGAATCAGGGAAGGTAATTGTTGGGCGTGATACCCGTGTATCAGGCGATATGGTGCTTTACTCTACAATGTCAGGGTTGATATCTTCCGGTTGTGAAGTTACTAGTCTTGGGATTGTGCCTACTCCAACGGTACAGTTGGCAGTCAAGCAATCAAACGCTGATGGCGGGATCGCGGTTACTGCAAGCCATAACTCTGCGGATTGGAATGCTCTCATTTTTGTACGTAACGACGGTATGTTTCTTAATACGTATCAGGGTGAAGAACTTATGGATATTTATCATGAGGAAAGTTTTGAGAAAGCGTCCTGGGATAAACTGAAAAAAGTGCGTGATGATGGTACCGCAATTGATAAGCATATAGAAACAGTTACTAATTATTTTGATGTAGAAAAAATCAGGGCAAAACGTTTTCGCGTGGCAGTGGATCTTTGTAACGGCGCGCCGGTGTTTATGACACCGAAACTGCTGGACCTTCTCGGGTGTACTGTTAGCACAATTAACGGCGAGCCTACAGGCATATTTGCGCGTGATCCTGAACCGTCAGTGAATAATCTTAATCAGTTATGTTCTGTGATGAAATCCGGGAAGGTGGATATCGGTTTTGCGCATGATGCTGACGGTGACCGCCTGGCGGTAGTGGATGAAAACGGTGTGCCGCTGGGTGAGGAGTATACCGTTGCTTTAGCGATTAAGTACTGGCTGGAATATAAGGAAAAAGGGTTGGTGGTCACAAACCTGTCAACCACACGGGCGGTGGATGATATCGCTAAGAGTTATGGCGTGCCGGTTATCCGTACAAAAGTCGGGGATGTTAATGTTACTGAAACACTGAAAAATAGTAACGGCGTTATAGGTGGAGAAGGGAATGGCGGGGTTGCGATACCCAAAATTCATTATGCACAGGATAGTTTTGCTGCGATGACGCTAATCCTGCAGTTTATGGCGGAAACCGGGTTGAAAGTGTCGGAACTTATGAAAAATCTTCCCCGGTATTATATGACTAAGAAAAAAGTTGATTGCCCGCCGGATAAAATTTATGCGATCCTCGATGAAGTACGCGAGTTGTACCATAACGAAACCGTGGATTGTCTTGATGGAATAAAAATTATACGCGCAGATGAGTGGTTGCATATACGCGCATCCGGGACAGAGCCTATAATTAGATTCATTGCGGAAGCTAAGGATCAGGCACGGGCGGAACGTATCGTTAATGATTCTATCCGCCAAATAAGGAAGTATTTGTGAGATGGCAAAAATAAGGACGTTAAAGATAAGCGTTGCGGGTGTCCGCGCAGTTGTCGGGGATACTTTAACCCCGCAGTTGATTACGAGGTTCGCTCAGGCATTTGGGACTTATAAAGCCGGAGGAAAAATTGTTGTCGGTTCTGATACCCGCGTGTCGGGTGATATGGTGAAATACGCGGTGTTCTCCGGTTTGATTGCTGCCGGGTGTGAAGTTGTTGATCTAGGAATATGCCCGGTGCCGACGTTACAGGTGATGGTGCGTGAACTTAATGTTGACGGCGGGGTGATGATTACCGCCAGTCATAACCCTGTACAGTGGAACGCGTTGAAGTTTTATAATACTGATGCAACGTTGCTGAACGCTCGGCAGGGTGAGGAGTTGCTTGATATTTATCACCAGGGTGAGTTCCGGAAAGTTACCTGGCATGAGTATAGTAAGGTTATGACGGATAAACGCGCAATTGAGACTCATATTAAACTGGTATCCGAGTTTGTTAATACTGAAGCGATACGTAAACGTAAGTTCAAGATCGCAATTGATCCGTGTAACGGCGCAGGGGCAATCGCTACACCGAAATTACTTGCTCATTTCGGGTGCGAGGTCGTTAAGATAAACGCGGAGCCTACAGGCATATTTGCGCGTAATCCTGAGCCTGTCCCAGCTAACCTCACGGGGTTGGGGCAGTTGGTGAAAGATACCGGCGCGGAGTTCGGCCTTGCGCAGGATGCTGATGCTGACCGCCTGGCGATTGTTAATGAATATGGTAATCCTATCGGTGAAGAGTATACACTGGCGTTAGCGGTGGATTATATGTTACGCCGTGCACCGGGGACTGTGGCTGTTAATCTCTCAACTTCACGTGCGATTGATGATCTTGCAAAAAAGTATGGGGTTAAGTGTTATCGCGCAAAGGTCGGGGAGATTAATGTCGTTGAAACAATGAAACGCGTGAATGCTGTTGTTGGCGGAGAAGGGAATGGCGGGGTGATTATCCCGCAGATTAATTACGGGCGGGATAGTATTGCTGGAATCAGCGTAGTGCTTGATTACCTGGCATCAACCGGGAAGAAGATCAGTGAGCTTGTTGCGGAGATGCCGCAGTATCAGATGTACAAAACAAAAATTGAGTGTTCGTCAGATAAAATATTTTCTGTGATGGAAAAACTTAAGAATGAGTATAGAAACGCGGATATTAATCTTGAGGATGGCTTAAAAATTAATTTTGAGGATTACTGGGTACACGTGCGTGCGTCAAATACTGAGCCTATTATCCGTATAATGGGTGAAGCGACGGCAATGGGGAAAGCGGAAAGCGTATGTAACGAATTCCGGGAGAAAATTGAACGCCTATGAAAATGTTTGATAACAAGTTTGTTTTTGTAACGTTGCTTGCTGTGTTCATGGTTGTATCATCACAGGTGTGTGCCTCAGGAATAGGGCCGTCTTCAATGGAGGTAAAGAATATGTTTATATCCGGTTCTGCGGATATAAGCGTTTTGGCGATTGATAATGAAACCGATTTTTCGGGGACTTACAGCGACGGGACTAACGATGATTATGAGGATGATACTAAGTCGAGGGTATTGCTGACTTACGGGTTTGATGTCGGGGATGATATCATTGTGAGGCTTGTGTTAAATAAGAATAATGATTACTGGGATTCATTGCAGGGGATGGAGAAGCTTGATAATCTTACCGCAGATATACGGGTGTATAACGCGTATTTTCAGTATAGGTACGGAATACCCGGGATTTTTGGGACAAAGTTTACCGTTGGGCGGCAGTTTTTTGGTAATCCCGGCGATCTTGCGTTGTACTTCGGGCCGGTGGATGATTTTAATCTCAGTGTTAATTCTCTGGATATGTTAAGGTTCGAAGCTGAACGGTTGTTCGGGTTTTTGGGGATTGATATGTTTGTGAGTAAACTTAATGAAGCAGCAACGTTTTCTACAACGTTGCGGAAACGTAACTGGGATACGGATCTTGTTGGAACTAAGGTTAAGGCGGAAGGGTTGTTGCCGGGAACAACTTTGGCTGTGTATTATTACGGATATTATGACCAGGCACCGGATGAAAAAAGTGTTGATGCTTTGACGCTCGTGGGGTTGCAGCTGGGTGGTATATTATTAGTTGAGAATGTAAAGTACGGGCTTGAGTTCTGCCAGGATTTTGGTGCAAAAAAAGAAACGTCAAACAGTATAGGGTCAAAAATCAGGCCGTCTTATAACGGTAACGGATTACTCGCAAACCTGTGTCTTAAGTCTAACCCGATAAACCTTGTCTTTGTTGATAATATAGTAAGTTTTACCGCGGCATACGCTTTAGGGTCGGGTGATAGTGCTGTAACTGAAGATAAGGATGAAGGGTTTTGGTCATTAAATCCTGACCTCCACTATGGCGATATTTGGTGGCGTACAGTTACGGGGTTGGGCCCTGAAAAAACGGGGTCTACCGGGTTGCAGAATAAGCAGGTTGTGGATTTAGTGCTTACCAATGAGTTCGTGGTGCCAAACAGTGAAAAACGTGTAACCGTGAGTTTGAAGTATATGAAAGTACAAAATGTTGTGGTGAGTACTGGAGATGCAGTGGCTACCTTAAACTTAGATGAGAGTAAGCATGATGTCGGTAATGAAATTGGTTTGATTATTGAAGAAGAATTTAGTAAAGCATTGTCGGTTGGTATATCGTTCAGCCAGTTTAATCCCGGTAATCGTTATACATACCGTGATAGTGTAGTAAAAACAGGGGTGTTTATCCGTTTGAAGTTTGATCATATTTTTGGTGAGAAAAAAAGCGGTGTTCTTTGGCCGGTACCGGATAATTTGGCGTCAATAAAGTAAAAAGAGTGAAGGAGAGTGTTTGTTTTATGAAAATGAGTGTTTTTTTGAGGATAGTATTTACTGCCGGCGTATGCGCTGTACTTTTGGGGGGGCCTGAGTGTATGGCTGTGGATAAAACAGAGCCTGCGGTTATTGTTCCGGAATGCAGGGCTGTATGGTACAACTTCTATATGCTTAATGTGAGTAATGAGGAAGAGTCAAAAAAAC
The sequence above is drawn from the Elusimicrobiota bacterium genome and encodes:
- the glmM gene encoding phosphoglucosamine mutase — encoded protein: MAKIRTLKISVAGVRAVVGDTLTPQLITRFAQAFGTYKAGGKIVVGSDTRVSGDMVKYAVFSGLIAAGCEVVDLGICPVPTLQVMVRELNVDGGVMITASHNPVQWNALKFYNTDATLLNARQGEELLDIYHQGEFRKVTWHEYSKVMTDKRAIETHIKLVSEFVNTEAIRKRKFKIAIDPCNGAGAIATPKLLAHFGCEVVKINAEPTGIFARNPEPVPANLTGLGQLVKDTGAEFGLAQDADADRLAIVNEYGNPIGEEYTLALAVDYMLRRAPGTVAVNLSTSRAIDDLAKKYGVKCYRAKVGEINVVETMKRVNAVVGGEGNGGVIIPQINYGRDSIAGISVVLDYLASTGKKISELVAEMPQYQMYKTKIECSSDKIFSVMEKLKNEYRNADINLEDGLKINFEDYWVHVRASNTEPIIRIMGEATAMGKAESVCNEFREKIERL
- the glmM gene encoding phosphoglucosamine mutase; the encoded protein is MKPLKISVSGIRGIAGETLTPEIVVKFAQAFGSYVESGKVIVGRDTRVSGDMVLYSTMSGLISSGCEVTSLGIVPTPTVQLAVKQSNADGGIAVTASHNSADWNALIFVRNDGMFLNTYQGEELMDIYHEESFEKASWDKLKKVRDDGTAIDKHIETVTNYFDVEKIRAKRFRVAVDLCNGAPVFMTPKLLDLLGCTVSTINGEPTGIFARDPEPSVNNLNQLCSVMKSGKVDIGFAHDADGDRLAVVDENGVPLGEEYTVALAIKYWLEYKEKGLVVTNLSTTRAVDDIAKSYGVPVIRTKVGDVNVTETLKNSNGVIGGEGNGGVAIPKIHYAQDSFAAMTLILQFMAETGLKVSELMKNLPRYYMTKKKVDCPPDKIYAILDEVRELYHNETVDCLDGIKIIRADEWLHIRASGTEPIIRFIAEAKDQARAERIVNDSIRQIRKYL